GACTCGTGCTCCCGCTCGACGACGCCGCGATCAAGGCGGACATCCCCGACTCGGCCAAGAGCCTCTGGACGTACAACGGCAAGGTCTACGGCGTCCCGCTCGGGACCCAGCTGAACGGCGTGATCTACAACGACGAGCTGGCGAAGTCGATCGGCGTGAACATCGACGCCACGACGAGCCTCGACGACATCATCGCCCAGTGCGGCAAGGCGCGCTCCGCGGGCAAGACCGTCTACGGTCTCGCCGGGTCCACGTTCCAGAACAACGGCATCCTCGCCGTCGCCGTCGCCACCTCGACCGTCTACGGCCCGGACAAGGACTGGAACCAGAAGCGCGCCCAGAACAAGGTCACCTTCGCCGGAACCAAGGGCTGGACCACCGCCCTGGAGTCGATCAAGAAGATGTACGACGGCGGATGCTTCCAGGACGGCGCGACCAGCGCCGGCTTCGACGCGCTGACCAACGGCGCCTCCTCGGGCAAGATCCTCGGCTTCTTCGCCCCGAGCGCCGCGGCCCAGCAGATCATGCAAGCCGCCGGCGGTCACGTGAAGTTGATCACCCTGCCGGTCGGCGCGCCGGACGGCACCAAGACCTACCTGTCGCTGAGCTCCGACCAGGGCGTCACCGCGAGTGCCAAGACCAAGAGCCCCAAACTCGCCACCGACTTCCTGAAGTACATCGTCTCGGACAAGGGCCAGCAGGAGTACTCCAAGCTGGTCGGCACCATCCCGGTGAACGTCAAGAGCAACTCGACGCTGCTTCCGCAGTACGAGTCGATCAAGGACCAGATCGCGAAGAACGACACCCGCGGCTACGCGCCGACCGAATGGCCGAACGCCAAGATCTACACCGATCTCGGCAACGGCGTGCAGGGCATCCTGACCGGTCAGATGACCGTCAAGCAGGTGCTGCAGCAGATGGACACCGACTGGGGTTGATCCGGTGACCCGGGCGGCCTGCTTCCCCGGGCAGGCCGCCCGAACCCCGTTGAAAGGAACGAATCGATGACGACGCAGTCAGAGGTGCGGACGATGACCGAAACGCAGACCCACGTGCAGGCGCCCCGGCGCGCACCGGCCCGGAAGTCGTACCACGTACGGCTCGGCAGCTGGTGGTGGGCCCTCCCCGCACTCGTGCTGATGATCGTCGTGATCTACGCGACCACGATCGCGGGCGGCTTCTTCGCCTTCACGAACTGGTCGGGCCTCGGTCCGTTCGACTTCGTCGGCCTCCAGAACTTCGTCAAGATCTTCAAGACCCCTGAGCTCATCGGCTCGCTCTGGAACACCCTGTTCCTCGCCTTCGGCTTCCTGGTCCTCACGAACATCCTCGGGCTGCTGTTCGCCCTGGCGCTCAACCGCACGCTCAAGTCGCGCTACGTCCTGCGGACGCTGATCTTCATGCCGGTGGTCGTCAGCCCGATCGCCGTCTCGTACATCTGGAAGTTCATCTTCGACTACAACGGACCGCTCAACCAGGCGCTCACCGCGGTCGGCGTCCCCAAGCAGAACTGGCTCGCCGACCCGACGCTCG
This region of Leifsonia sp. fls2-241-R2A-40a genomic DNA includes:
- a CDS encoding sugar ABC transporter permease; this translates as MTTQSEVRTMTETQTHVQAPRRAPARKSYHVRLGSWWWALPALVLMIVVIYATTIAGGFFAFTNWSGLGPFDFVGLQNFVKIFKTPELIGSLWNTLFLAFGFLVLTNILGLLFALALNRTLKSRYVLRTLIFMPVVVSPIAVSYIWKFIFDYNGPLNQALTAVGVPKQNWLADPTLAIWCVLVVLVWQNIGFVMVIYLAGLATVPIEMEEAAALDGASPFRRFRFVVLPMIQPSVAIATTLTLIQGLRVFDQVVALTGGGPAGATQTLALEIYQQAFTYQEFGFGAALALILSLLILLFSIAQQWATRDRSAKEA
- a CDS encoding ABC transporter substrate-binding protein — encoded protein: MKHSRRSRTTRLAWLAIPAAAGLLLAGCSSSGSTGKEPQTITFAFGATNDQDKAAYTGLAKSFEAENKGVTVTPQNLPVQSYPTTIATRVQGGNAPDTFYAEGGTGQSNSVLPWAKSGLVLPLDDAAIKADIPDSAKSLWTYNGKVYGVPLGTQLNGVIYNDELAKSIGVNIDATTSLDDIIAQCGKARSAGKTVYGLAGSTFQNNGILAVAVATSTVYGPDKDWNQKRAQNKVTFAGTKGWTTALESIKKMYDGGCFQDGATSAGFDALTNGASSGKILGFFAPSAAAQQIMQAAGGHVKLITLPVGAPDGTKTYLSLSSDQGVTASAKTKSPKLATDFLKYIVSDKGQQEYSKLVGTIPVNVKSNSTLLPQYESIKDQIAKNDTRGYAPTEWPNAKIYTDLGNGVQGILTGQMTVKQVLQQMDTDWG